The Nitrososphaerota archaeon DNA window AGTTGATTTACCAGAACCATTCGGACCGATCAGCCCAACAATTTCTTTTTCGTTAATCTCGCAGCTGAATTCTTCGAGAGCAACTAGTCCTCCGAACTTCTTGGTTAGACTTTTACATTGTAAGAGAGGAGGCATCGATTTTTCTTATCTAAGCCCCTTTATGTATTTTTCGAAAGGGTAACTCGGTTGGAAAGCCTTTGATCAACCCCGGTTTTAGCGCGGGCTTTCCCCAGATGCTTTCAAAATCCTTCAGCTGTTTTTCGTCGAATACGGGTCCGTCTCTACAGACAAGGTATCTTCCTATGGCGCAGGAGCCGCAGAGGCTTATGCTGCACTTTATGTATCTTTCTAGGCTTGCTTGAATAGGGATTTTGTTGGCTTTTGCTATATAATAGATTTTCTTTATCATCTCTTCTGGTCCGCAGGTGTAGATCTGGTCGAATCTGCTTTCTTTGAGTATGTTGCTTAGTGGGTCTGTTGCCACACCCTTAAACCCTAGGCTTCCATCTTCAGTTACGTAAATCAGTTCTACGCCTTGCTTTTCTAAGCGTCTGGCTCTTGGGAGTAGGGGTATGGTGTCTGCTGTCTGCCCGGCTAAGATTAACGTAACCCTTCTTCCGCTTTCAACGAGCTTTTCAGCCAGAGGCATTAATGGGGCTATACCTGTTCCGCCTCCCACGAGTAGGTTTGAGTAGCCTTTGGTGGCGAAGCCTCTGCCATATGGTCCTCTAACCCAGATTGTTTCACCCGCCTTCTTTTTACAGAGCTTCTCGGTACCTCTGCCTACTGGTCTGACTGTTATGGCTGCTAGTGCGCCGATCTCTGATAGGCTCATGGGGCACTCGTTCTCAGAGGGGACCCAGATCATGACGAACTGACCGGGCTCGGCTTTCGAACATGCTTCGTCTCTGAACCTTATGGTGTAGGTTATATTCGAATCTCTTTCTACCGACTCCACTTTTACCGCCCTTATTCGGTCAATTTTTATGCGCGAGTCCAACTACTTCAGCCACGCTCCTATAGCCTTTTGACTTCAGGTATGATGCTAATCCTTTGCGGATCTTTCTGAAGACCTCTAAGCCCCCGTATGCTACAGCCGAACCTATCTGAAGCGCTGATGCTCCTGCTAGGAGGTATTCTACCGCGTCTCGCCAAGTTGATATGCCGCCTGAGCCTATGATGGGGATCTTTATGCTCTCGTAGATTTCGTAGACACATCTTAGTGAAATGGGTTTGAGCGCTGGTCCTGAGAGCCCGCCCACCTTGTTTGAGAGTATCGGTTGCGCTGCCTCAACATCTATAGCCATAGCTCTGATTGTGTTAGTAGCCGTTATAGCATCAGCTCCAGCCTTTTCAGCGGCCTCTGCTACCTCAACTATGTTAGGTAGGTTCGGTGAGAGTTTGACGAAGATGGGTTTACTAGAAGATTGTTTTACATACCTCACTATCTTCTTGACGAGCTTAGGGTCGTGCCCAACCTCTAAACCCACACCCTTAACGTGAGGACATGATAGGTTCAGCTCATATGCTTTAGCGCAGCTCCCCTCAAACACCTTAGCGAGCTCCCCAAATTTCTGGGCATCTTCCGCAAAGAGGCTTACTACTACCGGTTGATTCTGATCTTTGATCTTCTTAAGCTCCCTTAGGAAGGCTTTAGCGCCCGGGTTCGCTAAGCCTATCGCATTTATGTACCCGCACTCAACAGCTACGATCGTTGGGTTTCGATATCCTTCTCTCGGCTCTAAGCTTATGGACTTGGTCACCACCGCTCCTGCGCCAGACTCCAGAGCCCTCAGGAGGAGTTCTGCTGAATCGCCTAAGATGCCTGAGGCGAGCATAAGCGGGTTCTTCATCCTTAGCCCTCTTAGGTCTACACTCAGGTCCACCGCTGTCTTCAATTAGGCTCAGTGTATCTTTTTAACCACACATGTATAAGGATTATGCGACAAGTGGTTAGAGTTGGAGTCAACTGTTTTGGCTACGGAGGCTGGGTTGGTGCTGGTCGATGAGGGGTTGAAGCCTTTGCTAGCGAGGCCTTATGGTGCTGAGCCCTTTAACGCATATAGGCTACTCCTACTAGGCGAACCGAACACCTCTCTTGAAGAGTTCTTGAAGGAAGCAGCAACCTTGGGGGTTAGTGAGTTCAAGGCTGTGGAGGAGGGTGTGAGGGCTGCTGTAGAGGCGCTTGGCTATAAATGTACTCTGGTAGGGGAGGATGTTGCCGCTAGGCTTAAGGAGAAGAAGCTCGATCTGATCGTTACCTCAGGGTTGGTTGATAGCTCTGCGGAGGCTGAGGAGCTTGTGCGTGAGGCAGCCATCTATTTGGCTGAAGCTAAGATTAGAGAGGCTTCTGCTAAACCGGATCTTCAAGTGATACAATCCATACAGGCGTTAGATGAAGTGGATAAGGCAGCCAACATATTTAACTCACGCTTAAGAGAGTGGTACGGTCTGCACTTCCCAGAGCTCTCAGATATTCTATCTGAGCCGGAGCAATACATCGATTTCATATTGACTGTTGGTCATAGGGATCGTGTAAAGGATTTTGTCAGCGAGTTAAAGCTCGCTGAGAAGAAGGTTAAAGTCATACTTGAGGCCTCAGAGAAGTCAAAGGGCGCTGAAATAAGAGAGGAAGACCTTAGCAGGGTGAGGATGCTCGCTAAAGAGGTCAAGGATCTCCACGCATTAAGAAAGTCACTCCAAAGGCACATAGAGGTGACGATGAGTAAAATAGCACCTAACTTGACCGCTATTGCGGGAGCCACGATAGCCGCGAGGCTTATAGCGAAAGCTGGTGGCTTGGAGAAGTTGGCTAGGTTGCCTGCGAGCACTATACAGGTCTTGGGTGCTGAGAAGGCGCTCTTTAGAGCACTGCGTACGGGTGCGCCTCCACCTAAGCACGGGATAATCTTTCAGCATAAGCTCGTTCATTCAGCCCCTTCTTGGCAGAGGGGTAAGGTGGCTAGGTCTCTTGCTGCGAAGATAGCGTTGGCGGCTAGGGTTGACGCCTATAGGGGTGAGAGGGAAGAAAGGCTTGACACGCAGTTAGAGAAGAGGATAGAGGAGATCAAAGCAAAGTATCCGAAGGCGCCTAAACCATCTAAACAGAAGGGGGCTAAGTATGGGGCTAAGAAGCGGAGAAATAGGAAGTAGGCTGATTAGGTTAGAGGTTGATGGGCAGAGTAGGCTTGCCACTCTAAACCTAGCGCCCGGAGTGAGCGTGTACGGCGAGAAGCTGGTGGTGGTTGGGGGTAAAGAGTACAGGGTATGGGATCCGTTTCGAAGCAAGCTGGCAGCAGCCATACTTAAAGGGCTTAAGGATATAGGTCTAAGGGAAGGGCATAGCGTCCTCTACTTAGGCGCATCTACAGGCACAACCCTCAGCCACGTCTCAGATATAGTTGGTGAGAGGGGTGTGGTCTTTGGTGTAGAGTTCTCGGCTAGAGTTGCTCGAGAGCTGATAGAGCGGGTAGTTAAACATAGGAGGAATGTTGTGCCGATAGTTGCTGATGCTAGGCATCCTAGGCTCTACCCCTCCATATATGGTAAGGTCGATCTGGTTTACTGCGACATAGCCCAACCAGACCAGACGGAGATAGCGGTGGAGAACTGTAGAATCTATCTTAAGAGTGGGGGGAAGCTGCTGCTGGTGGTTAAGTGTAGAAGTATAGATGTAGCGATGGAGCCTACTTTAGTTGTGAAGCAAGAAGCATCGAAGCTCAAGGAGAGCGGTTTCAAGATCAACCAAGTTGTTGAGCTCGAGCCCTTCGACAAAGATCACGCGCTCATATACGCTGAGCCTCAAGAATAGAAAGGTATTAAGGAGGGCTGAAGGAGATCTATGAGAAGGTGAGCTCATGATTAAGGTTAGAGATATCATGGTTTCACCAGTAATAACGGTTGATGTGAACACAAGCGTTGAGGAGGCTTGCAGAATAATGGGTGAAAAGCACATAGGAAGCGTCATCGTAACCGAAGGCGGGAAACCAGCTGGAATCTTCACCGAAAGAGACCTTCTAACCAAGATCCTCTTAAAAGATGTGAAGTTGCTGAAAGAGAGGGTTAAAGAGTTTATGAGCAGCCCCCTTACCGTCATCACCCCGGACTTCGAACTAAGAGAGGCGGCTAGGGTTATGACTCAACTAAAGATTAGGAGACTGCCAGTTGTGCAGGAGGGGCATCTGCTAGGTATCATAACTTCAGCAGACATAACCAGGGCGATAGGGGAGAGCCCCCTCAGCATATAAGAGGTTAGATTCGCTTGAGTAGGAGTGTCAAGCCAGCTAGATGCGTTGAATGCGGTCGCCTCATACCTGAAGAGGAGGCTTCTTGGAGGGTCTGCTCTATGTGTGGTGACAGCATCTGCCTAGAGCACACATACTATATGCGTGTCAAGCGAACTGGACTCTACGACACATACTTCGACGTGGTTAGGGTATGTAAGAGGTGTAAGATCTAGCCTACTTCTTGGATAGGAAGGCTTTTAGACCCTCCTGCGCCTCTGGGCTGCTTATAACTAGGTTGAAAGCTGCGCGCTCTAGTGTTTGAAGCGTCTCTCTATCGGAGTCTAGAGATCTGTTTACGGCTTGCTTTATGAGGCGGAGTGCAAAGCCACTCTTAGAAGCCAGCTTAGTAGCTAGCTCCATAGCAGCCTCCTCGAGCTTCTCATTGGGTACAACTTGGTTCACAAGTCCAGCCTCATACGCGCGTTTGGCGTCCCACCTATCCCCTGTGTAGAGGAGCTCTTTAGCTCGCCTCAACCCTATTATACGAGCCAACCTAATGGTCGAGCCCCCGCCGGGCATAAGACCTCGATTAATGTGCTCATCGCCAAAGATCGCCTGCTCAGAAGCGACGACTAGATCGCAGCAGAGGGTCAACTCAAGCCCCCCAGCTAGAGCATAGCCATTCACAGCAGCGATCACAGGCTTATCTAAACACTCAATCTTAAAGAAGACTTCATCAAGCATCTGAATATAATCAAAGATCCTATTCTGCTGTGCCTGCGCCATAAACTTCAGATCGGCGCCAGCGCAGAACGCTCTACCGGAGCCAGTCAACACAACAACCTTTATCTGCTGATCTTGCTCAACATCATCTAACGCCTGCTTTAATTCGTTGAGTAAGGTTGGGCTCAGGGCATTCAGAGCCTCCGGCCTATTTAATGTAATCTTTGCAATAGGTGCCTTCTTCTCTAAAATGATCTGAGTGAAAGGCATATACCTTCACGTCACCAACCCTTCTCTTAAAGTTTTTGTAGCTAGGGTGCCGCTTAACAGTTGATGGGGCGTGGTTTCAATAGCGCTTCCCAAAAAGATTGAGGAGAGGTCGAAAGAGGAGGCTGAGAGGACTGGTGCCTCAGAGGAGGAGCTTATTGTTGAAGCGCTAGCGAAGGCGTTCAATGAAAACCTTGACCCAGAGGTAAGAATCGAGATCCACCTAAAACTTTCAGAAAAATTCCTGAAGGAGGCGGAAGAACTTTTGAGAAAAGGCGATCTCACCCAGGCATCAGAGAAGGCTTGGGGGGGCTGCTTCTCAAATCGTAAAGGCTTTCGCTGCAAAAGAGGGGAGGGAGCTTAGAAGCCACGGAGAGCTACACCAACAAGTCGCCAAGATCGACAGACAAGCTAAGGGTGAGGGGATAAGGTCGCTTTGGCAGTCTGCTGGTATGCTTCATCAGAACTTCTATGAAAACTGGCTTCCTCAGGAGATGGTCAAAGCTAACATTGAGGATGTGAAGAAGTTTGTGGAGAAGATGAAGATGCTTCTAAAATGATTAAAGCACTTAAAGCTGGCTTTCGTAAAGATAGTTTGTTTCTCCGCCTTGAATAGTAGAGGCGAGCTTCTCCTCGACTGAAGTTGGGAGCTTCCAGCGTTTGGAGTAGGCTTTGCGCCTGTCTCCTCATCTGCTGGTTCGGGGGTCTCACAGCTCCCCCATCCCATAGAGCTCGTTACCCTATGGGCTAAACTTCCATTTCACCTCGCCACGTAGGCTCATAGGTCATCGCAACATGCTCAAATATCCCTCATCTTTTCATCTATTTAAACCTAGCCCATTCATCCCGAGCTAAAGATCTAGGTTTTCTGGGAACCCGTCTTTATGAAGGGTTCAACTCTAATATATGTGGGGATCTTGATCTGATGGTGATGGTTGAGCGGGTAATAATGGAGGTGGATCTGGACTACTTTTATGCTCAGTGTGAAGAAGTTAGAAACCCCGCTCTTAAAGATAGACCCGTGGTTGTCTGTATCTACTCTGGGCGTGGGGGTGATAGTGGTGCTGTCACCACAGCGAACTATGTTGCTAGAAGGTATGGTGTGCGCTCCGGTATGTCTATTGTAAGGGCTAAGCGGCTTCTCCAAGGCGTTGATGCGGTCTTTCTCAAAGCAGACCTAGACTACTACGATGAGGTCTCCCGGAGGGTAATGAACATACTCAGAGGCTACGCTGATGTATTCGAGGAGGTTAGTGTTGATGAGGCCTACCTTGATGTAACAGATAGGGTTAGAGGGGATTATGAGGAAGCTAAGCGGCTCGCTCTAAAGATCAAAGATGAGATCAAACGGGTTGAAAAACTAACCTGCTCAATAGGCATAGGGCCAAATAAGGTCATAGCGAAGATAGCTTCAGACTACCAGAAGCCAGATGGGCTTACGGTAGTAAGACCTGAGGAGGCTGCTGGGTTCATAGCGAAGATGGATGTCGATAAGCTCCCGGGTGTGGGCGCTAAGACGA harbors:
- a CDS encoding dihydroorotate dehydrogenase electron transfer subunit, yielding MESVERDSNITYTIRFRDEACSKAEPGQFVMIWVPSENECPMSLSEIGALAAITVRPVGRGTEKLCKKKAGETIWVRGPYGRGFATKGYSNLLVGGGTGIAPLMPLAEKLVESGRRVTLILAGQTADTIPLLPRARRLEKQGVELIYVTEDGSLGFKGVATDPLSNILKESRFDQIYTCGPEEMIKKIYYIAKANKIPIQASLERYIKCSISLCGSCAIGRYLVCRDGPVFDEKQLKDFESIWGKPALKPGLIKGFPTELPFRKIHKGA
- a CDS encoding dihydroorotate dehydrogenase is translated as MDLSVDLRGLRMKNPLMLASGILGDSAELLLRALESGAGAVVTKSISLEPREGYRNPTIVAVECGYINAIGLANPGAKAFLRELKKIKDQNQPVVVSLFAEDAQKFGELAKVFEGSCAKAYELNLSCPHVKGVGLEVGHDPKLVKKIVRYVKQSSSKPIFVKLSPNLPNIVEVAEAAEKAGADAITATNTIRAMAIDVEAAQPILSNKVGGLSGPALKPISLRCVYEIYESIKIPIIGSGGISTWRDAVEYLLAGASALQIGSAVAYGGLEVFRKIRKGLASYLKSKGYRSVAEVVGLAHKN
- a CDS encoding C/D box methylation guide ribonucleoprotein complex aNOP56 subunit (functions along with aFIB and aL7a; guides 2'-O-methylation of ribose to specific sites in RNAs), which gives rise to MESTVLATEAGLVLVDEGLKPLLARPYGAEPFNAYRLLLLGEPNTSLEEFLKEAATLGVSEFKAVEEGVRAAVEALGYKCTLVGEDVAARLKEKKLDLIVTSGLVDSSAEAEELVREAAIYLAEAKIREASAKPDLQVIQSIQALDEVDKAANIFNSRLREWYGLHFPELSDILSEPEQYIDFILTVGHRDRVKDFVSELKLAEKKVKVILEASEKSKGAEIREEDLSRVRMLAKEVKDLHALRKSLQRHIEVTMSKIAPNLTAIAGATIAARLIAKAGGLEKLARLPASTIQVLGAEKALFRALRTGAPPPKHGIIFQHKLVHSAPSWQRGKVARSLAAKIALAARVDAYRGEREERLDTQLEKRIEEIKAKYPKAPKPSKQKGAKYGAKKRRNRK
- a CDS encoding fibrillarin-like rRNA/tRNA 2'-O-methyltransferase, whose protein sequence is MGLRSGEIGSRLIRLEVDGQSRLATLNLAPGVSVYGEKLVVVGGKEYRVWDPFRSKLAAAILKGLKDIGLREGHSVLYLGASTGTTLSHVSDIVGERGVVFGVEFSARVARELIERVVKHRRNVVPIVADARHPRLYPSIYGKVDLVYCDIAQPDQTEIAVENCRIYLKSGGKLLLVVKCRSIDVAMEPTLVVKQEASKLKESGFKINQVVELEPFDKDHALIYAEPQE
- a CDS encoding CBS domain-containing protein, with product MKVRDIMVSPVITVDVNTSVEEACRIMGEKHIGSVIVTEGGKPAGIFTERDLLTKILLKDVKLLKERVKEFMSSPLTVITPDFELREAARVMTQLKIRRLPVVQEGHLLGIITSADITRAIGESPLSI
- a CDS encoding enoyl-CoA hydratase/isomerase family protein, with the translated sequence MPFTQIILEKKAPIAKITLNRPEALNALSPTLLNELKQALDDVEQDQQIKVVVLTGSGRAFCAGADLKFMAQAQQNRIFDYIQMLDEVFFKIECLDKPVIAAVNGYALAGGLELTLCCDLVVASEQAIFGDEHINRGLMPGGGSTIRLARIIGLRRAKELLYTGDRWDAKRAYEAGLVNQVVPNEKLEEAAMELATKLASKSGFALRLIKQAVNRSLDSDRETLQTLERAAFNLVISSPEAQEGLKAFLSKK
- the dinB gene encoding DNA polymerase IV is translated as MVERVIMEVDLDYFYAQCEEVRNPALKDRPVVVCIYSGRGGDSGAVTTANYVARRYGVRSGMSIVRAKRLLQGVDAVFLKADLDYYDEVSRRVMNILRGYADVFEEVSVDEAYLDVTDRVRGDYEEAKRLALKIKDEIKRVEKLTCSIGIGPNKVIAKIASDYQKPDGLTVVRPEEAAGFIAKMDVDKLPGVGAKTKKLLDEMGVKTIGDLAKQDPQKLVSIFGMKIGNYLYNAANGRDDEPVKERTEPTQFSRIITLKQDAQTVNEAEGYIDEICRDLYAKVSSQGYAFKSVGVFCVSDALSTYSRSETYEHPLDGYDNLKSVSIALLARLLEEEKIKIRRVGVRVSDLVKKRGQRTLYEYLTSTAE